The Sulfurihydrogenibium azorense Az-Fu1 genome contains the following window.
TAGGGTCATGGTAAGATAAAATACTTAAAAGATAAGGTATTTTAAGAATAACTCTTGTTTCTTGCTTTTCTTGGTCTACCACACCTAACAAGTCAAGAGAAGCACCTTTTTCTGTTTCCCACTTACCTTCCATCATAGCCATTTTTAAAGGTTGTGTATTAGAAACTTGATAACCGTGAATATCTCCAAATATAATCTGAAATATTGAAACAACCGCTGTAAATATAAGAGCAAATTTTAATCCAACTTTAGCTATTTCAACGTGCTTTCCTTTAAGTAGATAATATGCCATAACACCCATGACAAAAAAACCACCAACTATATATCCTGCATCTACACAATGTAAAAATCTGATTATGCTAGAATGGTTTAAAGCAGCTTCAAAGAAAGCAGTTAAAACTGCTTTTACTCCGTGAGGTGATTCTACTATTTTATACCCTGCAGGTGTTTGCATCCATGAATTTGCTATCAGTATCCATAGAGCTGATAAAGTACTTCCAAGAGCTACCATCCATGCAGAAAAAGTATGAACTACATCTGACACCCTATCTCTACCAAATAAGAAAAGACCTATAAAAGTAGATTCAAGGAAGAAAGCCATTAAACCTTCAATTGCCAAAGGAGCTCCAAATATATCTCCTACTAGTATAGAGTATTTAAACCAGTTTGTTCCAAACTCAAACTCCATTGTAAGACCTGTTGCAACACCGACAGCGAAGTTAATAGCAAAAAGCTTCATTAGGAACATAGCAAGGTTATCATACCTTTTGTCCTTCGTTTTAAGGTAAATAGTTTTTAAAATTGCAATAATGAGAGCAAGGCCAAGAGTTAAAGGAACAAATAAAAAGTGGTAAAATGCTGTCATCCCAAATTGAAACCGAGATAATGTTAGTAAGTCCATCACATAACCTCCTGATATGTTAGTTAATACTAACTAACATAGTACGAAACAGGGAAATTTAATATGAGATAAATCATTGATTTTAATTTCAGATGGTTTTAACTGTTAAAATTACAAATCATCTCTGTAAACTGTTATGAACTCTCTCCCAAAGGGTAAGAGCTTCCTTACACTCTTCTAAGGTAGGTACAAGGGCTACTCTAAAGTATTGGCTTTCACAACTTTCTTCTGATACTTCGAGACTACTACAGAAGTTTTCTCCTATCGATACAACTATACCGTTTTCCAGTAATGCTTTAACGTAATCTTTTGCATCTATCCAAGAAGGTGCTTTTATCCAGATATAAAAGGTTGCTTTTGGATATAGGTATTCAAGACCAACTTTATTTAAAAACTCTATAAATAAATCTCTCTTTTGTTTAAAAATTTTATTTCTTTCTAAAACATGGTTCTCATCTTCCCATGCAGCTTTTGCAGCTTGCTGTATAAAATCAGGACTTGCAACTCCAAAATTAGCTCTTTCCTTTCTATAAAATGAGATTATTTTTTCATCACCTGCAACAAATCCTGACCTATAACCTGTCATACCACTTCTTTTAGATAGAGAATGGAAAACTACCACATTATCAATTCCAAACTCTAAAGCAGAGTGGGGTTTTTCTTCAAAGTAAAGTTCAGTATAACACTCATCAGAGCAAAGGATAATACCATACTCTCTACACATATCTATAGTTTCCTTAAAATAACTTGCAGGAGCTGTAGCTCCAGTAGGGTTGTGTGGATAGTTTATCCATACTATCTTAGTCTCCTCTAAAATAGATTTTTCAACTTTATCTAATCTAAGTAAAAATCCATCTTCTTTTTTTAACTTAACTGCAGTAGGAATACCTCCTGCGTAAAGAGTTCCTCTTTCGTAAACAGGGTAAGCAGGTGTTCCAAATATAACTCTCTTTTTATCTTCTTCTGGGTCAATAAAAACAAGAGGAAAATGAAAGATTGCTTCTTTTGAACCTGCAGAAGGGATTATTTGAGTATCTGGGTTTAACTTTACGTTAAATCTTTTTTCAAACCATTTTGATATGGCTTCTCTTAAATCTTTTCTTCCAAGTACAGATGGGTACTGGCTTACCTCTGGAACGGCATCTATCAGGGCTTTTCTTATAAAGTCTGGTGTTGGCTCTTTTGGGTCTCCTGTACCAAAATCGTATATCTTTACACCTTTTTCTTTTAAAGATGCTTTTATTCTGTTAAGCTCTTCCATAGGATAGTTTTTGAGATTTTTAATAGTTTTATTCATACAAAAACCTCACTTAGATGATTTAGGAGTAATATTTTAGCAGGTTTTTAAAGGAAATTTTATCCCTTCCACTTGGAAGGGATTTGTTTTATTATCTTCTTGATGAGATTCTTCTAGAGTTGAAAGATGATTTTTTAGTTTCTTTTTTTGTAAACTTTTTTTCAGAAGCTTCGTTAATAACTTCTATGTTTGCTTTTGTTTTCTGTAATATTTGTTGTAAATACTTATCTTCTGATGGTGTTGGTATAGATATTGCTGTTCCTTCTTTTCCGGCTCTTCCAGTTCTACCTATTCTATGTACATAACTTTCTGCATTTTTTGGAAGACCGTAGTTTATAACTAGCTCAACACCTTTAATATCAAGCCCTCTTGCAGCAACGTCAGTTGCAACCAATATTTTTAACTTTCCAGTTCTAAAGTTATGCAGGACTGTTTCTCTTTTCTTTTGAGAAAAATCTCCGTGAATTGCGCTTACGCTAAATCCTTCTTTGGACAAGTCTTCTGATAGCTGGTCAGCTTCTAACTTTGTTTGAGTAAATATTATAGTTTTTTCTGCTTGGTTTTGAGATAAAACTTCTATAAGTTTGTTAAACTTATTTTTAGGGTCTACTCTGTAGATAATCTGTTTTATCTTTTCTACCGTTATCTCATCTGGTTTAACTTTTATTGTTTGATAATCTTCGTTTAAAAACTCTTGAGCCAACTCTAAAATTTCTTTTGGCATAGTCGCTGAGAAAAGTAAATTTTGTCTATCTTCTGGAAGGTAAGACATTATATCTTCTATATCCTCTATAAACCCCATTTCAAGCATTCTATCTGCTTCATCTAAAACAAACATCTTTACATTATCTAACTTTAAAAATCCTCTTTCTAATAAATCTTTAACTCTTCCTGGTGTTCCTACTATTACAACATCATTACCCTTTTTAAGGAAATCTATTTGATGTTTCATAGATTTTCCACCGTAAACTGATAAAACAAAAACTTTTTTGTTTTTCCCTAAATCTTTAATCTCTTTTGCAACTTGAATTGCCAGCTCTCTTGTTGGAACTAAAACTAAAGCTTGGATTTTTTTCTGTTTAGTATTAACACTTTCAACTATTGGAATACCAAAAGCTGCTGTTTTACCTGTTCCTGTTTGGGCTTGAGCCACTAAGTCTTTACCGCTTAAAACTGCTGGAATTGCCTTCTCTTGAATCTCTGTTGGTTTTGAATAACCAAGATCTTCCAAAGACTTTAAAGTCTCTTGAGAAATACCTAAATCTTTGAATGTTTTGTTTGACATAAAAATGCCTCCTTAAAAAATGTTTTTTAAAGAGGAAAAGAATCTCCGACTTACATTAGATCTTTGTTGATTGCTCCCCTGAGCCTTTATATCTAATGGAGGATTATTTTCCTCTTTTCTTACTATACATTATACAGTAATAATAAAAAAAAGCAACCTTCAGTTTATGATTATAATCATTTTGATTGTTTCGCTTTTAATTTATTATATTTTTGTAAGTTAGTAAGTATTTACTAACTTTATTTCTCTCATGACACACCTCCGTTATATTGTATCATTTATTTGGGAGCCAATAAGTTCCCTTTTTTACTCTAAATTAAGGGATTTTTTCATTATCTCTACAGGGGCTTTTTGACCAGTCCAGATTTCAAATGATTTTGCACCTTGATAGATAAGCATAGGGAAACCGTTTTGATGCTTGCAGCCTTTTTCTTTTGCAACCTTTAAAAGTTTTGTTTCTTTATAGATTATATCAACAACTATATGGGAGTCTTTTAATAAAGAGTAATCAAAAAGTGGAAAATCTTCATCGTTTAAACCTACAGAGGTTGTATTAACTATTATATCTACATTGTTTAAAAAACCTTCAATATCTTGCAAAGATATAGGAGTTATGATTTTATCAATTATCCTAAAATGGCTTTTATACTCTTGTATAAGGTTGTATACCTTTGGGAGAGTTCTGTTTGCAAGGTAAATTTTATCTACATTTTCTCTCAATAAGCCATAAACAACAGCTCTTGATGAACCACCTGCACCTATAACTAAAACTCTTTTATCTTCTAAATTGGGTTCTAACTCTTTTAACCCTTCTACAAATCCAATCCAATCAGTGTTGTAAGCTATAAGATAGCCATCTATGTTTTTTATTGTGTTTGCAGCTTTTATAATTTTGACTTCTTCTGAAAGTTCGTTAACGTAATTAATTACATTTTCTTTATGAGGAATTGTGATATTTACACCAGCTATTTTTAACACTTTTAAAGATTCTACAGCTTTTTCTAAATCGTTGGGATTTACTTCAAAGGGAACATAAACTGCGTTTATTCCAAGATGTAAAAAAGCAGCTGTTTGAAAAGTTGGAGATTTTGAATGTTTAACAGGATAACCAAATATACCGTAAACTTTTGTCTGTCCGTCTAAAATCATATAATCTGGTATTTCTCTTCACCTATGTTTACAGCCTTAACCCAAGGTAGAGACTCTTTTATAGTGTAAACAACAAGGTCTTTCATAGTCATATCTGCTACAGGACAAGTTTGGCAAGTTCCATACAGTTTTAAAAACACTTCGTCGTTTTCAATTTTTACTAAATCTATCTTTCCTGCATCTGCCATAAGAGCTGGTCTAATTTTTTCTAAAACTTCTTTAACTTCTTGTTCTTTGTCTTCAATAACCATAATACCACCTCAATGTTTATTAACGGTTTTATAAAACTCTTGAATAATTTTTTCTCTATCTTCCTCGGGCAAGTTTAAAAGCTTTAAAGCACCCATCAAACTTAATTTTCTAAATAAAATACCATCTAACTTTTCTTCATAAAAATAACTTAAATAAGGCTTAAACTTTTCTTCAAGATAGGGATAATGTTTAAATATATCAGAAATTTTACTTTCTAAGTTTAACTTCATTTTTACACCTTTCTAATGTAAAAATGATAAACGCCGTCTTCTTCTTTATAGCCTAAGTATTCATTACCTGTCGTTTGACACCAAGCGGGTACATCTTGAATAGCTCCTTCATCGTCTGCAAGAAGTTCTACAATCTGTCCTTTTTCTGCTTTTTTCATAACTTTCGCAAGTTCTGTTATAGGAATTGGACAGTAAGTTCCAGTTGCATCATGGACTATGTCTGGTTTGATTTCCATAAACTTATCCTCCACTGGTTTAAAGTTTCATCGTCAAAAGGTATTCCAGTTAAAATCTCTTCATTATTATACTTAACATCTATTTTTCCATCAACAGTTTTTGAGTATCGAGCTATTATATTTGCTATTATCTGCTTATCATCTTCATCTAAGGTGTTATCATGTAGGGGTTTTGCTATTGCTACTGGACCTTTTCCAATTGGTTCAAAGTAAGGGTATCTATTTAAAAATCCAGATAAAAAGTTATTTTCTCCTTCATTCCTTGATACTATTACTTTAGTCCCTGAATCTAATCTAAAGTGTCTTCCTACTGTAAACAGTATTAAATCTTCTTGGGTTATCTTTCCTTCAACTTCCATAGTTTCTCTATATTTATGGGCATAATTTTCATCTGTAAGATAGCAACAACCCCCCGCTGGAGATTCAAACTCATCTATACCTAACTCTTTTGCAAGCTCCAACTGTCTTTTTCTACTTCTTCCTACTATACCTTCTA
Protein-coding sequences here:
- the aroE gene encoding shikimate dehydrogenase, which translates into the protein MILDGQTKVYGIFGYPVKHSKSPTFQTAAFLHLGINAVYVPFEVNPNDLEKAVESLKVLKIAGVNITIPHKENVINYVNELSEEVKIIKAANTIKNIDGYLIAYNTDWIGFVEGLKELEPNLEDKRVLVIGAGGSSRAVVYGLLRENVDKIYLANRTLPKVYNLIQEYKSHFRIIDKIITPISLQDIEGFLNNVDIIVNTTSVGLNDEDFPLFDYSLLKDSHIVVDIIYKETKLLKVAKEKGCKHQNGFPMLIYQGAKSFEIWTGQKAPVEIMKKSLNLE
- a CDS encoding NifU family protein, which encodes MVIEDKEQEVKEVLEKIRPALMADAGKIDLVKIENDEVFLKLYGTCQTCPVADMTMKDLVVYTIKESLPWVKAVNIGEEKYQII
- a CDS encoding cytochrome ubiquinol oxidase subunit I, whose translation is MDLLTLSRFQFGMTAFYHFLFVPLTLGLALIIAILKTIYLKTKDKRYDNLAMFLMKLFAINFAVGVATGLTMEFEFGTNWFKYSILVGDIFGAPLAIEGLMAFFLESTFIGLFLFGRDRVSDVVHTFSAWMVALGSTLSALWILIANSWMQTPAGYKIVESPHGVKAVLTAFFEAALNHSSIIRFLHCVDAGYIVGGFFVMGVMAYYLLKGKHVEIAKVGLKFALIFTAVVSIFQIIFGDIHGYQVSNTQPLKMAMMEGKWETEKGASLDLLGVVDQEKQETRVILKIPYLLSILSYHDPNAEFKGIKDLVKEYQQKAQEASARIPVLEQKLKELEATNASQEEIQKVKDDLAMAKSQAKAYNITFNDLPSVATVFTTFHLMVYLGFFFAFVVIWGLILLKKGTLYTNKAFLWTVLLSIPLPFIASNLGWISAEIGRQPWLVQGVLLTKDGVSFHPTVNVLFSVIFFMVIYTLIYIVFFYAMVKAIKKGPDTSKSEPIPPYENPATVTAFSKVNNI
- a CDS encoding sulfurtransferase TusA family protein, with protein sequence MEIKPDIVHDATGTYCPIPITELAKVMKKAEKGQIVELLADDEGAIQDVPAWCQTTGNEYLGYKEEDGVYHFYIRKV
- the dapC gene encoding succinyldiaminopimelate transaminase translates to MNKTIKNLKNYPMEELNRIKASLKEKGVKIYDFGTGDPKEPTPDFIRKALIDAVPEVSQYPSVLGRKDLREAISKWFEKRFNVKLNPDTQIIPSAGSKEAIFHFPLVFIDPEEDKKRVIFGTPAYPVYERGTLYAGGIPTAVKLKKEDGFLLRLDKVEKSILEETKIVWINYPHNPTGATAPASYFKETIDMCREYGIILCSDECYTELYFEEKPHSALEFGIDNVVVFHSLSKRSGMTGYRSGFVAGDEKIISFYRKERANFGVASPDFIQQAAKAAWEDENHVLERNKIFKQKRDLFIEFLNKVGLEYLYPKATFYIWIKAPSWIDAKDYVKALLENGIVVSIGENFCSSLEVSEESCESQYFRVALVPTLEECKEALTLWERVHNSLQR
- a CDS encoding DEAD/DEAH box helicase — its product is MSNKTFKDLGISQETLKSLEDLGYSKPTEIQEKAIPAVLSGKDLVAQAQTGTGKTAAFGIPIVESVNTKQKKIQALVLVPTRELAIQVAKEIKDLGKNKKVFVLSVYGGKSMKHQIDFLKKGNDVVIVGTPGRVKDLLERGFLKLDNVKMFVLDEADRMLEMGFIEDIEDIMSYLPEDRQNLLFSATMPKEILELAQEFLNEDYQTIKVKPDEITVEKIKQIIYRVDPKNKFNKLIEVLSQNQAEKTIIFTQTKLEADQLSEDLSKEGFSVSAIHGDFSQKKRETVLHNFRTGKLKILVATDVAARGLDIKGVELVINYGLPKNAESYVHRIGRTGRAGKEGTAISIPTPSEDKYLQQILQKTKANIEVINEASEKKFTKKETKKSSFNSRRISSRR